One genomic region from Alphaproteobacteria bacterium encodes:
- the radC gene encoding DNA repair protein RadC yields the protein MSAVEKIKPHYAGHRQRLRERLLENGADALQDYELLEILLFAAIPQRDVKPLAKDLLTRFKSLKGVIHAPREALEEFGLGDGSISLLTAVAATHLRISRNEVIDQPVLNNWQKILDYCYAAMAHETVEQLRIIFLNRKNRVIADEVMQKGTIDHTPVYTREVVKRALELGAGAIILVHNHPSGDPSPSKDDIVMTKAVAEAAKTVGIILHDHLIIGKGCHTSFKESGLL from the coding sequence ATGAGCGCAGTTGAAAAGATAAAACCCCATTACGCAGGGCACAGGCAACGTCTTCGCGAGCGGCTTTTGGAAAATGGCGCGGATGCGCTGCAAGATTACGAGCTTTTGGAAATACTTTTATTCGCCGCCATTCCGCAGCGGGATGTCAAACCTCTCGCCAAAGATTTACTCACCCGTTTTAAATCATTAAAGGGCGTTATTCATGCGCCCCGCGAAGCCTTGGAAGAATTCGGCCTTGGCGATGGTTCGATATCTTTGCTTACTGCTGTGGCAGCAACCCATTTACGTATCAGCCGCAACGAAGTGATTGATCAGCCCGTTTTGAATAACTGGCAAAAAATTCTCGATTACTGTTATGCCGCCATGGCACATGAAACGGTTGAGCAATTGCGCATCATTTTTCTGAATCGTAAAAACCGCGTGATTGCAGATGAAGTGATGCAAAAAGGCACGATTGACCATACGCCTGTTTATACCCGCGAAGTGGTCAAGCGCGCACTGGAACTGGGGGCTGGAGCCATCATTTTGGTGCATAACCATCCCTCGGGCGATCCAAGCCCTTCCAAAGATGATATTGTGATGACCAAGGCCGTAGCTGAAGCCGCCAAAACCGTTGGTATTATCCTTCATGACCACCTGATTATCGGCAAAGGCTGCCATACCAGCTTTAAGGAATCAGGCTTGCTTTAA
- the greA gene encoding transcription elongation factor GreA, with translation MEKIPMTRGGYDRMGEELKELKSVQRPAVIKAIAEAREQGDLSENAEYHAAREKQSFIEGRISELEDKISRAEVIDVAHLAANKDIKFGATVGLIDEDTEDKVTYQLVGQDEADIKKGLLSITSPLGRALINKKVKDSVEINTPGGTKVYEVVKVVYK, from the coding sequence ATGGAAAAGATTCCTATGACACGCGGCGGCTATGACCGTATGGGTGAGGAACTTAAAGAACTCAAATCTGTCCAGCGTCCGGCTGTCATTAAAGCCATCGCAGAGGCACGCGAGCAGGGCGATTTGTCAGAGAATGCCGAGTACCACGCAGCGCGCGAAAAACAGAGCTTTATCGAAGGCCGAATTAGCGAATTGGAGGATAAAATCTCCCGCGCGGAAGTGATTGATGTGGCGCACCTTGCTGCGAATAAAGACATTAAATTCGGTGCAACGGTTGGTTTAATTGATGAAGACACCGAAGACAAAGTGACCTATCAGCTTGTTGGACAAGACGAAGCCGATATTAAAAAAGGTCTTTTGTCCATTACATCACCGCTTGGCCGTGCGCTCATCAATAAAAAGGTCAAGGACAGCGTAGAGATTAACACGCCTGGCGGCACCAAGGTTTATGAAGTCGTCAAGGTTGTCTATAAATAA
- a CDS encoding DedA family protein, with product MDIAANLAEFWQSIADFDVYQFIEHHGNWFYLITFVWTFLEGETFVLFAGAAAAQDILDIRLLIALSWLGSYCGDQTYFYLGRRFGPGILKRFPKLQKGADKVAGLILKYDVAFILSYRFIYGIRNVSSFAMGLSGLNWKKFAFWNFWAAGIWAISFSMVGYLFGEVLDKVLGSAIETVMLTLLGLIAVVFIGKQIWKKIKKSRGEDTGH from the coding sequence ATGGATATCGCCGCCAACCTTGCGGAATTTTGGCAATCCATTGCTGATTTTGACGTTTATCAGTTTATTGAACACCACGGTAACTGGTTCTATCTCATCACCTTTGTCTGGACCTTTCTGGAAGGTGAGACCTTTGTGTTATTTGCAGGCGCTGCTGCCGCGCAAGACATCCTTGATATCCGTCTGCTGATTGCGCTCTCTTGGCTTGGCAGCTATTGCGGCGACCAAACCTATTTCTATCTGGGGCGCCGTTTTGGGCCGGGTATTCTCAAGCGGTTTCCAAAACTTCAAAAAGGTGCCGATAAGGTCGCTGGCCTTATTCTGAAATACGATGTGGCCTTTATTCTTTCATATCGTTTCATTTACGGCATCCGTAATGTCAGCTCTTTTGCGATGGGGCTATCGGGCCTAAACTGGAAAAAATTCGCGTTCTGGAATTTTTGGGCAGCAGGCATTTGGGCTATCAGCTTTTCAATGGTTGGGTATTTGTTCGGCGAAGTGCTGGATAAGGTATTAGGCAGCGCCATTGAAACCGTGATGCTCACGCTGCTTGGCCTTATTGCTGTTGTATTTATCGGCAAGCAGATCTGGAAAAAGATAAAAAAGAGCCGTGGCGAAGATACAGGACATTAG
- the map gene encoding type I methionyl aminopeptidase: MKEQQSNYPTSQTAKDDYADFDDEKSKITIHTADDFKGMRAAGKLAAETLDYITPYVVPGVRTDYLDKLCHDFIRDHGAIPAPLGYRGFPKSICISPNHVVCHGIPSEKTLEDGDIVNIDVTTIVNGWHGDTSRMFFVGDVNLKARKLVQNTYECMMKGIEIVKPGVTLGDIGNAIQKHAEAHNYSVVRDFCGHGLGKVFHTPPSVLHYGNPGTGMALREGMFFTIEPMINAGKYDIKVLQDGWTAVTRDRSLSAQFEHSLGVTANGYEIFTLSPKGFTQPPFAA, translated from the coding sequence ATGAAAGAGCAACAATCAAATTATCCTACATCGCAAACGGCCAAAGACGATTACGCCGATTTTGATGATGAAAAAAGCAAAATAACCATCCATACCGCCGATGATTTCAAAGGCATGCGCGCAGCTGGAAAGCTCGCCGCAGAAACCCTTGATTATATCACTCCGTATGTCGTACCCGGTGTTCGTACCGATTATTTGGATAAGCTGTGTCATGATTTTATCCGTGATCATGGTGCCATCCCTGCCCCTTTAGGCTATCGTGGTTTTCCAAAATCAATTTGCATTTCACCCAATCACGTGGTGTGTCACGGTATTCCCAGCGAGAAAACGCTGGAAGATGGTGATATTGTGAACATCGATGTTACGACGATTGTCAATGGATGGCATGGGGATACATCACGCATGTTTTTTGTTGGCGATGTAAACTTGAAAGCGCGCAAGCTGGTGCAAAACACCTATGAGTGCATGATGAAGGGTATTGAAATCGTAAAGCCGGGCGTGACGCTTGGTGATATTGGCAACGCCATTCAAAAGCATGCCGAGGCGCATAATTATTCTGTGGTGCGTGATTTTTGCGGCCATGGGCTTGGCAAAGTGTTTCATACGCCACCATCGGTTTTACATTACGGCAATCCCGGTACAGGAATGGCGCTGCGCGAAGGCATGTTTTTTACCATCGAGCCGATGATTAATGCAGGAAAATACGATATTAAAGTGCTGCAAGATGGCTGGACGGCAGTAACCCGCGACCGCTCGCTATCTGCGCAATTTGAGCATTCGTTGGGCGTTACCGCGAATGGATATGAAATTTTTACGTTATCACCCAAAGGATTTACCCAACCACCCTTCGCAGCATGA